From a region of the Coffea arabica cultivar ET-39 chromosome 3e, Coffea Arabica ET-39 HiFi, whole genome shotgun sequence genome:
- the LOC113736513 gene encoding putative late blight resistance protein homolog R1A-3 isoform X1, whose product MEMASTCSVDRVLLGLELLLNNRFLYNFFLSDVGPRVISDLRDAIKHMKFLKTFLMCARKWSLVHLYLQSDNVVKKVSLPSFLSCIEDTFHKYEKDIHSLSLFEIYGVSHAIEKEIISLKQEIIQIYFALASSRSFQSNSCMTDDELLEFIDLILQNLADLTNDYMNWGINQYDPLLAALSAQVQDLEAKLTFLKSFIPFAKMRGTADIPALLLAHFEVVALTAARLSYMCSFWKNAEEMHNPQFYYRSTCSFKLLSIRAVDFHVYEIYKEVLAASNSSASLHRAVMDERILNNFNDSLIGRLWELLCCSSSFVDSMKDEMRILYAGLRFLRSILREHHEMMDEQNEKIGALLGEAGIIIFAPTLSRVIEGEVSFSRSTQVLGFCGMLANANIHIKHFKDQISGSRTIESLPNSSHSLRAPEVSQTSSRMLSKGKMPIDHEVMVGLDDEAEKVIEPLIKHFEDQLSVSSTIQSLPNSSHSLRAPEVSQTSSRMLSKGKMPIAREIMVGLDDEAAKVIERLVSGPEHVEIVPIVGMAGLGKTTLAKKVYNDNSIIYNFHIRLWCTVSQEYNKKSLLTQILCSDKEQSRMDEVLKNLNEHEFLDKLYKKLKRKRYLVIFDDVWDIKVWNELRISFPDDKNQSRIIFTSRSSNVASQVQYGGEPHYLHPLSEKQSFELLQKKVFGEEEECPQALHGLGMEIAEKCWGLPLALVVVAGVLATIEHDILVWKKFAESLTSTMVSGTDQWKKSLELSYEHLPYHLKACLLYFAAFREDEKIGAKSLMRLWIAEGFVEIIEGKRSEDTAEEYLMDLIGRNLVMVGKNRSIGGVKTCYVHDLIFEFCKGEAKEKKFLQVLRGYDELSTFNEPPNLPRLSICSSEEDFIKSRLFCPHLASLLFFDATPGYKKFKLLNISFLFCIYKHLNVLNLEGINLRLKELPAEVESLLCLRYLALVAERMRFIPPSIAKLSHLETFCLNSDEIVSLPDSIWNMKKLRHVCLWTGFVIRLPSNDNGVENLSTLPNLDTLSCLRLYEEGENLLRRIPNVRRLKISDRQTGNGVLNMSRLECLDSLTWRGNYSSGSWEHVEPPLPMNLKKLCLYDLGLPCSKMSLIERLPNLEVLKLRWRSMEGQKWELMEGGFPKLRVLTLECVKVAEWTEADPDSDDYFPCLQQLKLHDISNLKMMPACLESISTLEEIKVSSCGDGVKSLVREIEAAQEYNNGNENLKIIIID is encoded by the coding sequence ATGGAGATGGCCTCCACTTGCAGCGTCGATCGTGTCTTACTTGGTCTAGAGTTGCTTCTGAACAACCGATTCCTatacaatttttttctttcggATGTTGGTCCAAGAGTTATTTCGGATCTTCGTGATGCAATCAAACACAtgaaatttctcaaaacatTTCTTATGTGCGCTAGAAAGTGGAGCCTTGTTCATTTGTACTTGCAATCTGACAACGTTGTGAAGAAGGTGAGTCTTCCATCTTTCTTATCTTGTATCGAAGATACCTTTCACAAATATGAGAAGGATATTCACTCTCTTTCCCTTTTTGAGATATATGGAGTGTCACACGCAATTGAGAAAGAGATCATATCACTCAAGcaagaaatcatccaaatttacTTTGCTTTGGCAAGCAGCAGGTCATTTCAATCGAATTCTTGTATGACAGATGATGAACTGTTGGAATTCATAGACCTCATCCTCCAAAATCTAGCAGATTTGACAAATGACTATATGAATTGGGGAATTAATCAATATGATCCTTTGCTTGCTGCTTTGAGTGCTCAAGTCCAAGATCTTGAAGCAAAGCTGACATTCTTGAAAAGCTTCATTCCCTTTGCCAAAATGCGAGGAACCGCAGATATTCCTGCCTTGCTATTGGCTCACTTTGAAGTGGTGGCTTTGACCGCAGCACGCCTCTCTTACATGTGttctttttggaaaaatgcTGAGGAAATGCACAATCCTCAGTTCTACTACAGAAGTACTTGCAGCTTCAAACTCCTCAGCATCAGAGCGGTTGATTTTCATGTCTACGAGATTTATAAGGAAGTACTTGCAGCGTCAAACTCCTCAGCATCATTACATAGAGCAGTGATGGATGAGCGGATATTGAACAACTTCAATGATTCTCTGATAGGTCGTCTCTGGGAGTTGTTGTGCTGCAGCTCTAGCTTTGTGGATTCTATGAAAGATGAAATGCGAATACTCTATGCAGGACTGAGGTTTTTGAGAAGCATTTTAAGGGAGCATCATGAGATGATGgatgaacaaaatgaaaaaattggagCTCTCCTGGGTGAGGCAGGCATTATAATATTCGCGCCCACTCTGAGCAGAGTGATAGAAGGAGAAGTTAGCTTCTCAAGATCCACCCAGGTTCTTGGTTTTTGTGGTATGCTGGCCAATGCCAACATCCATATCAAGCATTTTAAGGATCAGATCAGTGGCTCAAGAACTATAGAGAGTCTTCCTAATTCCTCTCATAGCTTAAGAGCACCAGAAGTTAGCCAGACTTCCAGCCGCATGCTATCAAAAGGTAAAATGCCAATAGACCATGAAGTCATGGTTGGTCTTGATGATGAGGCAGAAAAAGTAATTGAACCACTTATCAAGCATTTTGAGGATCAGCTCAGTGTCTCAAGTACTATACAGAGTCTTCCTAATTCCTCTCATAGCTTAAGAGCACCAGAAGTTAGCCAGACTTCCAGCCGCATGCTATCAAAAGGTAAAATGCCAATAGCTCGTGAAATCATGGTTGGTCTTGACGATGAGGCAGCAAAAGTAATTGAACGACTTGTAAGCGGACCAGAACATGTGGAAATTGTTCCCATTGTGGGAATGGCTGGGCTTGGTAAAACAACTTTAGCCAAAAAGGTTTACAATGATAATTCAATTATCTATAACTTCCACATTCGCCTTTGGTGTACTGTTTCTCAGGAATATAACAAGAAAAGCTTGTTAACACAAATTTTGTGCTCTGATAAAGAGCAGTCTAGGATGGATGAAGTGCTTAAAAACTTGAATGAACATGAATTTCTTGACAAGCTCTACAAAAAACTGAAGCGGAAGAGGTATCTTGTTATTTTTGATGATGTCTGGGACATTAAGGTATGGAATGAGCTGAGAATTTCATTCCCAGATGACAAAAACCAAAGTAGAATCATCTTCACTAGTCGATCTTCTAATGTAGCTTCACAGGTTCAATATGGTGGAGAACCTCACTATCTTCACCCACTCAGTGAGAAACAAAGTTTCGAATTGCTGCAGAAGAAGGTgtttggagaagaagaagaatgtcCTCAAGCATTGCATGGATTGGGAATGGAGATTGCTGAAAAGTGCTGGGGATTGCCACTTGCACTTGTTGTTGTAGCTGGAGTCCTAGCAACTATAGAGCATGatattttggtttggaaaaagtttGCTGAAAGTTTAACTTCAACCATGGTGTCTGGTACAGACCAGTGGAAGAAGTCCTTGGAGCTCAGTTATGAGCATCTACCATATCACTTGAAGGCATGCTTGCTGTATTTTGCTGCATTTCGAGAAGATGAAAAAATTGGTGCCAAGAGTTTGATGCGTCTATGGATTGCAGAAGGGTTTGTGGAAATAATTGAAGGAAAGAGATCAGAGGATACTGCAGAAGAATATTTGATggacctaattggccgaaaccTAGTTATGGTAGGTAAGAACAGATCCATTGGTGGAGTCAAAACTTGTTACGTTCACGATTTGATATTTGAGTTCTGTAAGGGCGAggcgaaagaaaagaaattcctTCAGGTCCTGCGAGGATATGATGAGCTTTCTACCTTTAATGAGCCTCCCAACCTACCTCGGTTGTCCATTTGCTCCAGTGAAGAAGATTTTATAAAGTCAAGGCTATTTTGTCCGCATTTAGCCAGTCTGCTATTCTTTGATGCTACTCCAGGATATAAGAAGTTTAAGTTGCTTAATATCTCCTTCCTTTTTTGCATCTACAAACATCTTAACGTTCTGAATTTAGAGGGCATTAACCTAAGGCTGAAGGAGCTTCCAGCTGAAGTCGAATCACTTCTTTGTTTGAGGTACTTAGCCCTTGTAGCAGAGCGCATGAGATTCATTCCACCATCTATAGCCAAGCTCTCAcatttggaaaccttttgtctAAATTCTGATGAGATTGTTTCATTGCCAGATAGCATCTGGAACATGAAGAAGTTGAGgcatgtatgtttgtggactgGCTTCGTTATTCGTCTGCCTTCCAATGACAACGGTGTTGAAAACCTCTCCACTTTACCCAATTTAGACACACTCTCTTGTTTGCGTCTTTATGAAGAGGGAGAGAACTTATTGAGAAGGATTCCCAACGTTCGCCGACTTAAAATTTCCGATCGTCAGACTGGAAATGGAGTGTTGAACATGAGCCGACTAGAATGCCTAGATTCACTCACCTGGCGGGGCAATTACTCCTCAGGTTCATGGGAACATGTTGAGCCTCCCCTTCCcatgaatttgaagaagttgtgTCTTTACGATCTGGGTCTTCCCTGTAGTAAAATGTCATTGATTGAACGACTACCCAACCTTGAAGTCCTAAAATTAAGATGGCGGTCAATGGAGGGCCAAAAATGGGAGCTGATGGAAGGAGGATTCCCTAAACTCAGGGTCTTGACTTTGGAATGTGTAAAAGTTGCGGAGTGGACAGAGGCAGACCCTGACAGTGATGATTACTTCCCGTGCCTTCAGCAATTAAAGCTCCACGATATTTCTAATTTGAAAATGATGCCTGCTTGTTTAGAGAGTATATCTACTCTTGAAGAAATTAAGGTGAGTTCTTGCGGAGATGGCGTCAAATCTTTAGTACGGGAAATTGAAGCAGCACAGGAATATAATAATGGAAACGAGAATCTGAAGATCATCATCATAGATTGA
- the LOC113736513 gene encoding uncharacterized protein isoform X4: MEMASTCSVDRVLLGLELLLNNRFLYNFFLSDVGPRVISDLRDAIKHMKFLKTFLMCARKWSLVHLYLQSDNVVKKVSLPSFLSCIEDTFHKYEKDIHSLSLFEIYGVSHAIEKEIISLKQEIIQIYFALASSRSFQSNSCMTDDELLEFIDLILQNLADLTNDYMNWGINQYDPLLAALSAQVQDLEAKLTFLKSFIPFAKMRGTADIPALLLAHFEVVALTAARLSYMCSFWKNAEEMHNPQFYYRSTCSFKLLSIRAVDFHVYEIYKEVLAASNSSASLHRAVMDERILNNFNDSLIGRLWELLCCSSSFVDSMKDEMRILYAGLRFLRSILREHHEMMDEQNEKIGALLGEAGIIIFAPTLSRVIEGEVSFSRSTQVLGFCGMLANANIHIKHFKDQISGSRTIESLPNSSHSLRAPEVSQTSSRMLSKGKMPIDHEVMVGLDDEAEKVIEPLIKHFEDQLSVSSTIQSLPNSSHSLRAPEVSQTSSRMLSKGKMPIAREIMVGLDDEAAKVIERLVSGPEHVEIVPIVGMAGLGKTTLAKKVYNDNSIIYNFHIRLWCTVSQEYNKKSLLTQILCSDKEQSRMDEVLKNLNEHEFLDKLYKKLKRKRYLVIFDDVWDIKVWNELRISFPDDKNQSRIIFTSRSSNVASQVQYGGEPHYLHPLSEKQSFELLQKKVFGEEEECPQALHGLGMEIAEKCWGLPLALVVVAGVLATIEHDILVWKKFAESLTSTMVSGTDQWKKSLELSYEHLPYHLKACLLYFAAFREDEKIGAKSLMRLWIAEGFVEIIEGKRSEDTAEEYLMDLIGRNLVMVGKNRSIGGVKTCYVHDLIFEFCKGEAKEKKFLQVLRGYDELSTFNEPPNLPRLSICSSEEDFIKSRLFCPHLASLLFFDATPGYKKFKLLNISFLFCIYKHLNVLNLEGINLRLKELPAEVESLLCLR, translated from the exons ATGGAGATGGCCTCCACTTGCAGCGTCGATCGTGTCTTACTTGGTCTAGAGTTGCTTCTGAACAACCGATTCCTatacaatttttttctttcggATGTTGGTCCAAGAGTTATTTCGGATCTTCGTGATGCAATCAAACACAtgaaatttctcaaaacatTTCTTATGTGCGCTAGAAAGTGGAGCCTTGTTCATTTGTACTTGCAATCTGACAACGTTGTGAAGAAGGTGAGTCTTCCATCTTTCTTATCTTGTATCGAAGATACCTTTCACAAATATGAGAAGGATATTCACTCTCTTTCCCTTTTTGAGATATATGGAGTGTCACACGCAATTGAGAAAGAGATCATATCACTCAAGcaagaaatcatccaaatttacTTTGCTTTGGCAAGCAGCAGGTCATTTCAATCGAATTCTTGTATGACAGATGATGAACTGTTGGAATTCATAGACCTCATCCTCCAAAATCTAGCAGATTTGACAAATGACTATATGAATTGGGGAATTAATCAATATGATCCTTTGCTTGCTGCTTTGAGTGCTCAAGTCCAAGATCTTGAAGCAAAGCTGACATTCTTGAAAAGCTTCATTCCCTTTGCCAAAATGCGAGGAACCGCAGATATTCCTGCCTTGCTATTGGCTCACTTTGAAGTGGTGGCTTTGACCGCAGCACGCCTCTCTTACATGTGttctttttggaaaaatgcTGAGGAAATGCACAATCCTCAGTTCTACTACAGAAGTACTTGCAGCTTCAAACTCCTCAGCATCAGAGCGGTTGATTTTCATGTCTACGAGATTTATAAGGAAGTACTTGCAGCGTCAAACTCCTCAGCATCATTACATAGAGCAGTGATGGATGAGCGGATATTGAACAACTTCAATGATTCTCTGATAGGTCGTCTCTGGGAGTTGTTGTGCTGCAGCTCTAGCTTTGTGGATTCTATGAAAGATGAAATGCGAATACTCTATGCAGGACTGAGGTTTTTGAGAAGCATTTTAAGGGAGCATCATGAGATGATGgatgaacaaaatgaaaaaattggagCTCTCCTGGGTGAGGCAGGCATTATAATATTCGCGCCCACTCTGAGCAGAGTGATAGAAGGAGAAGTTAGCTTCTCAAGATCCACCCAGGTTCTTGGTTTTTGTGGTATGCTGGCCAATGCCAACATCCATATCAAGCATTTTAAGGATCAGATCAGTGGCTCAAGAACTATAGAGAGTCTTCCTAATTCCTCTCATAGCTTAAGAGCACCAGAAGTTAGCCAGACTTCCAGCCGCATGCTATCAAAAGGTAAAATGCCAATAGACCATGAAGTCATGGTTGGTCTTGATGATGAGGCAGAAAAAGTAATTGAACCACTTATCAAGCATTTTGAGGATCAGCTCAGTGTCTCAAGTACTATACAGAGTCTTCCTAATTCCTCTCATAGCTTAAGAGCACCAGAAGTTAGCCAGACTTCCAGCCGCATGCTATCAAAAGGTAAAATGCCAATAGCTCGTGAAATCATGGTTGGTCTTGACGATGAGGCAGCAAAAGTAATTGAACGACTTGTAAGCGGACCAGAACATGTGGAAATTGTTCCCATTGTGGGAATGGCTGGGCTTGGTAAAACAACTTTAGCCAAAAAGGTTTACAATGATAATTCAATTATCTATAACTTCCACATTCGCCTTTGGTGTACTGTTTCTCAGGAATATAACAAGAAAAGCTTGTTAACACAAATTTTGTGCTCTGATAAAGAGCAGTCTAGGATGGATGAAGTGCTTAAAAACTTGAATGAACATGAATTTCTTGACAAGCTCTACAAAAAACTGAAGCGGAAGAGGTATCTTGTTATTTTTGATGATGTCTGGGACATTAAGGTATGGAATGAGCTGAGAATTTCATTCCCAGATGACAAAAACCAAAGTAGAATCATCTTCACTAGTCGATCTTCTAATGTAGCTTCACAGGTTCAATATGGTGGAGAACCTCACTATCTTCACCCACTCAGTGAGAAACAAAGTTTCGAATTGCTGCAGAAGAAGGTgtttggagaagaagaagaatgtcCTCAAGCATTGCATGGATTGGGAATGGAGATTGCTGAAAAGTGCTGGGGATTGCCACTTGCACTTGTTGTTGTAGCTGGAGTCCTAGCAACTATAGAGCATGatattttggtttggaaaaagtttGCTGAAAGTTTAACTTCAACCATGGTGTCTGGTACAGACCAGTGGAAGAAGTCCTTGGAGCTCAGTTATGAGCATCTACCATATCACTTGAAGGCATGCTTGCTGTATTTTGCTGCATTTCGAGAAGATGAAAAAATTGGTGCCAAGAGTTTGATGCGTCTATGGATTGCAGAAGGGTTTGTGGAAATAATTGAAGGAAAGAGATCAGAGGATACTGCAGAAGAATATTTGATggacctaattggccgaaaccTAGTTATGGTAGGTAAGAACAGATCCATTGGTGGAGTCAAAACTTGTTACGTTCACGATTTGATATTTGAGTTCTGTAAGGGCGAggcgaaagaaaagaaattcctTCAGGTCCTGCGAGGATATGATGAGCTTTCTACCTTTAATGAGCCTCCCAACCTACCTCGGTTGTCCATTTGCTCCAGTGAAGAAGATTTTATAAAGTCAAGGCTATTTTGTCCGCATTTAGCCAGTCTGCTATTCTTTGATGCTACTCCAGGATATAAGAAGTTTAAGTTGCTTAATATCTCCTTCCTTTTTTGCATCTACAAACATCTTAACGTTCTGAATTTAGAGGGCATTAACCTAAGGCTGAAGGAGCTTCCAGCTGAAGTCGAATCACTTCTTTGTTTGAG ATAG
- the LOC113736513 gene encoding putative late blight resistance protein homolog R1A-3 isoform X2 codes for MEMASTCSVDRVLLGLELLLNNRFLYNFFLSDVGPRVISDLRDAIKHMKFLKTFLMCARKWSLVHLYLQSDNVVKKIYGVSHAIEKEIISLKQEIIQIYFALASSRSFQSNSCMTDDELLEFIDLILQNLADLTNDYMNWGINQYDPLLAALSAQVQDLEAKLTFLKSFIPFAKMRGTADIPALLLAHFEVVALTAARLSYMCSFWKNAEEMHNPQFYYRSTCSFKLLSIRAVDFHVYEIYKEVLAASNSSASLHRAVMDERILNNFNDSLIGRLWELLCCSSSFVDSMKDEMRILYAGLRFLRSILREHHEMMDEQNEKIGALLGEAGIIIFAPTLSRVIEGEVSFSRSTQVLGFCGMLANANIHIKHFKDQISGSRTIESLPNSSHSLRAPEVSQTSSRMLSKGKMPIDHEVMVGLDDEAEKVIEPLIKHFEDQLSVSSTIQSLPNSSHSLRAPEVSQTSSRMLSKGKMPIAREIMVGLDDEAAKVIERLVSGPEHVEIVPIVGMAGLGKTTLAKKVYNDNSIIYNFHIRLWCTVSQEYNKKSLLTQILCSDKEQSRMDEVLKNLNEHEFLDKLYKKLKRKRYLVIFDDVWDIKVWNELRISFPDDKNQSRIIFTSRSSNVASQVQYGGEPHYLHPLSEKQSFELLQKKVFGEEEECPQALHGLGMEIAEKCWGLPLALVVVAGVLATIEHDILVWKKFAESLTSTMVSGTDQWKKSLELSYEHLPYHLKACLLYFAAFREDEKIGAKSLMRLWIAEGFVEIIEGKRSEDTAEEYLMDLIGRNLVMVGKNRSIGGVKTCYVHDLIFEFCKGEAKEKKFLQVLRGYDELSTFNEPPNLPRLSICSSEEDFIKSRLFCPHLASLLFFDATPGYKKFKLLNISFLFCIYKHLNVLNLEGINLRLKELPAEVESLLCLRYLALVAERMRFIPPSIAKLSHLETFCLNSDEIVSLPDSIWNMKKLRHVCLWTGFVIRLPSNDNGVENLSTLPNLDTLSCLRLYEEGENLLRRIPNVRRLKISDRQTGNGVLNMSRLECLDSLTWRGNYSSGSWEHVEPPLPMNLKKLCLYDLGLPCSKMSLIERLPNLEVLKLRWRSMEGQKWELMEGGFPKLRVLTLECVKVAEWTEADPDSDDYFPCLQQLKLHDISNLKMMPACLESISTLEEIKVSSCGDGVKSLVREIEAAQEYNNGNENLKIIIID; via the exons ATGGAGATGGCCTCCACTTGCAGCGTCGATCGTGTCTTACTTGGTCTAGAGTTGCTTCTGAACAACCGATTCCTatacaatttttttctttcggATGTTGGTCCAAGAGTTATTTCGGATCTTCGTGATGCAATCAAACACAtgaaatttctcaaaacatTTCTTATGTGCGCTAGAAAGTGGAGCCTTGTTCATTTGTACTTGCAATCTGACAACGTTGTGAAGAAG ATATATGGAGTGTCACACGCAATTGAGAAAGAGATCATATCACTCAAGcaagaaatcatccaaatttacTTTGCTTTGGCAAGCAGCAGGTCATTTCAATCGAATTCTTGTATGACAGATGATGAACTGTTGGAATTCATAGACCTCATCCTCCAAAATCTAGCAGATTTGACAAATGACTATATGAATTGGGGAATTAATCAATATGATCCTTTGCTTGCTGCTTTGAGTGCTCAAGTCCAAGATCTTGAAGCAAAGCTGACATTCTTGAAAAGCTTCATTCCCTTTGCCAAAATGCGAGGAACCGCAGATATTCCTGCCTTGCTATTGGCTCACTTTGAAGTGGTGGCTTTGACCGCAGCACGCCTCTCTTACATGTGttctttttggaaaaatgcTGAGGAAATGCACAATCCTCAGTTCTACTACAGAAGTACTTGCAGCTTCAAACTCCTCAGCATCAGAGCGGTTGATTTTCATGTCTACGAGATTTATAAGGAAGTACTTGCAGCGTCAAACTCCTCAGCATCATTACATAGAGCAGTGATGGATGAGCGGATATTGAACAACTTCAATGATTCTCTGATAGGTCGTCTCTGGGAGTTGTTGTGCTGCAGCTCTAGCTTTGTGGATTCTATGAAAGATGAAATGCGAATACTCTATGCAGGACTGAGGTTTTTGAGAAGCATTTTAAGGGAGCATCATGAGATGATGgatgaacaaaatgaaaaaattggagCTCTCCTGGGTGAGGCAGGCATTATAATATTCGCGCCCACTCTGAGCAGAGTGATAGAAGGAGAAGTTAGCTTCTCAAGATCCACCCAGGTTCTTGGTTTTTGTGGTATGCTGGCCAATGCCAACATCCATATCAAGCATTTTAAGGATCAGATCAGTGGCTCAAGAACTATAGAGAGTCTTCCTAATTCCTCTCATAGCTTAAGAGCACCAGAAGTTAGCCAGACTTCCAGCCGCATGCTATCAAAAGGTAAAATGCCAATAGACCATGAAGTCATGGTTGGTCTTGATGATGAGGCAGAAAAAGTAATTGAACCACTTATCAAGCATTTTGAGGATCAGCTCAGTGTCTCAAGTACTATACAGAGTCTTCCTAATTCCTCTCATAGCTTAAGAGCACCAGAAGTTAGCCAGACTTCCAGCCGCATGCTATCAAAAGGTAAAATGCCAATAGCTCGTGAAATCATGGTTGGTCTTGACGATGAGGCAGCAAAAGTAATTGAACGACTTGTAAGCGGACCAGAACATGTGGAAATTGTTCCCATTGTGGGAATGGCTGGGCTTGGTAAAACAACTTTAGCCAAAAAGGTTTACAATGATAATTCAATTATCTATAACTTCCACATTCGCCTTTGGTGTACTGTTTCTCAGGAATATAACAAGAAAAGCTTGTTAACACAAATTTTGTGCTCTGATAAAGAGCAGTCTAGGATGGATGAAGTGCTTAAAAACTTGAATGAACATGAATTTCTTGACAAGCTCTACAAAAAACTGAAGCGGAAGAGGTATCTTGTTATTTTTGATGATGTCTGGGACATTAAGGTATGGAATGAGCTGAGAATTTCATTCCCAGATGACAAAAACCAAAGTAGAATCATCTTCACTAGTCGATCTTCTAATGTAGCTTCACAGGTTCAATATGGTGGAGAACCTCACTATCTTCACCCACTCAGTGAGAAACAAAGTTTCGAATTGCTGCAGAAGAAGGTgtttggagaagaagaagaatgtcCTCAAGCATTGCATGGATTGGGAATGGAGATTGCTGAAAAGTGCTGGGGATTGCCACTTGCACTTGTTGTTGTAGCTGGAGTCCTAGCAACTATAGAGCATGatattttggtttggaaaaagtttGCTGAAAGTTTAACTTCAACCATGGTGTCTGGTACAGACCAGTGGAAGAAGTCCTTGGAGCTCAGTTATGAGCATCTACCATATCACTTGAAGGCATGCTTGCTGTATTTTGCTGCATTTCGAGAAGATGAAAAAATTGGTGCCAAGAGTTTGATGCGTCTATGGATTGCAGAAGGGTTTGTGGAAATAATTGAAGGAAAGAGATCAGAGGATACTGCAGAAGAATATTTGATggacctaattggccgaaaccTAGTTATGGTAGGTAAGAACAGATCCATTGGTGGAGTCAAAACTTGTTACGTTCACGATTTGATATTTGAGTTCTGTAAGGGCGAggcgaaagaaaagaaattcctTCAGGTCCTGCGAGGATATGATGAGCTTTCTACCTTTAATGAGCCTCCCAACCTACCTCGGTTGTCCATTTGCTCCAGTGAAGAAGATTTTATAAAGTCAAGGCTATTTTGTCCGCATTTAGCCAGTCTGCTATTCTTTGATGCTACTCCAGGATATAAGAAGTTTAAGTTGCTTAATATCTCCTTCCTTTTTTGCATCTACAAACATCTTAACGTTCTGAATTTAGAGGGCATTAACCTAAGGCTGAAGGAGCTTCCAGCTGAAGTCGAATCACTTCTTTGTTTGAGGTACTTAGCCCTTGTAGCAGAGCGCATGAGATTCATTCCACCATCTATAGCCAAGCTCTCAcatttggaaaccttttgtctAAATTCTGATGAGATTGTTTCATTGCCAGATAGCATCTGGAACATGAAGAAGTTGAGgcatgtatgtttgtggactgGCTTCGTTATTCGTCTGCCTTCCAATGACAACGGTGTTGAAAACCTCTCCACTTTACCCAATTTAGACACACTCTCTTGTTTGCGTCTTTATGAAGAGGGAGAGAACTTATTGAGAAGGATTCCCAACGTTCGCCGACTTAAAATTTCCGATCGTCAGACTGGAAATGGAGTGTTGAACATGAGCCGACTAGAATGCCTAGATTCACTCACCTGGCGGGGCAATTACTCCTCAGGTTCATGGGAACATGTTGAGCCTCCCCTTCCcatgaatttgaagaagttgtgTCTTTACGATCTGGGTCTTCCCTGTAGTAAAATGTCATTGATTGAACGACTACCCAACCTTGAAGTCCTAAAATTAAGATGGCGGTCAATGGAGGGCCAAAAATGGGAGCTGATGGAAGGAGGATTCCCTAAACTCAGGGTCTTGACTTTGGAATGTGTAAAAGTTGCGGAGTGGACAGAGGCAGACCCTGACAGTGATGATTACTTCCCGTGCCTTCAGCAATTAAAGCTCCACGATATTTCTAATTTGAAAATGATGCCTGCTTGTTTAGAGAGTATATCTACTCTTGAAGAAATTAAGGTGAGTTCTTGCGGAGATGGCGTCAAATCTTTAGTACGGGAAATTGAAGCAGCACAGGAATATAATAATGGAAACGAGAATCTGAAGATCATCATCATAGATTGA